AAGGATTGGGGAGCATTTGAGAAAAAAGAGGTAGCTCCCAGAAAAATAATGACGCCGAGAATGGAAAAAGCAGGACTTACAAGAGCAGGAGAAAAGGTACGATTCAGAACAGGAACAGGGTTAAAGAATCTTGTCAATGGAGCTGATGCTGATGAATAAGAAAGAATTGGCAAAGCTATACAGCGCAATAAGTCAGGGGAAGGTATCACAAAAGGCAGCACTAGAAGAAATAAATGTATTTACCCAAACTCTACAGGAAGCCTTATGTAAGTATAATTCAGTATCATTTATCAATATAGGAGTATTTGAAGTACTGGAAAGAAAGCCGAGATTAGTAAGCAATCCATCAACTAGGGAGATAAT
Above is a window of Fusobacterium varium DNA encoding:
- a CDS encoding Bacterial DNA-binding protein: MTEGEFIRFYKKRNLSRSYKEVKEKIDIFWTVLLKALDEDGKVLLKDWGAFEKKEVAPRKIMTPRMEKAGLTRAGEKVRFRTGTGLKNLVNGADADE
- the hup_2 gene encoding HB — encoded protein: MNKKELAKLYSAISQGKVSQKAALEEINVFTQTLQEALCKYNSVSFINIGVFEVLERKPRLVSNPSTREIMKIYPKKVVRFRASKNLIK